Proteins from a single region of Puntigrus tetrazona isolate hp1 chromosome 2, ASM1883169v1, whole genome shotgun sequence:
- the vcam1a gene encoding vascular cell adhesion protein 1 isoform X3, with the protein MRGVKCISFALWINILSVMTENDFSLELTPSNPVIHVGEDLELTCRVSGCPFNVTFIWKATLDEFLGGEIKNEQNVSRLLIRNISVKHSNKVVCKATCPMKPSGREKTANIQMFSFPEDPIVPKIKSLTANQTQKLTCTVHNIYPPERFQVEWLRGNTVLHKDRLQVEHLDHVQNYSFVYNYTPSVDDLGKNISCKATMNLSLVKQERTTTAEYGPGTITVSSNNALVKIGEPLEIACHADGNPKPTISWWKLENKPELQSHNHTLIINNASWSQAGWYQCNASNGAGSQQARIKVIVVGPPNIPRIQLSHEEEPKEGESISIFCSSDGRPAKLKLYRQSQTIATGDPDKSAVLLNITSVQTTDAGIYICEAINEFGFERSTINITVQAAQEDIRSKVDLL; encoded by the exons ATGCGTGGAGTGAAATGCATCAGTTTTGCGCTGTGGATTAATATTCTCAGCGTGATGACAG AAAATGATTTCAGTCTGGAATTAACTCCATCAAATCCTGTGATTCATGTTGGTGAGGATTTGGAGCTGACCTGTCGAGTGAGCGGTTGTCCGTTTAATGTGACCTTCATCTGGAAAGCAACACTGGATGAATTTCTCGGTGGAGAGATTAAAAACGAGCAGAATGTTTCCCGTCTGCTGATCAGGAACATCTCTGTCAAACACAGTAATAAAGTTGTGTGCAAAGCTACTTGTCCGATGAAACCGTCAGGAAGAGAGAAAACggcaaatatacaaatgttcT CATTTCCAGAAGATCCCATAGTGCCCAAAATAAAGAGTTTGACAGCAAACCAAACCCAGAAGCTTACCTGCACAGTCCACAACATTTACCCTCCGGAAAGGTTTCAGGTTGAGTGGCTTCGAGGAAATACCGTCCTCCATAAGGACCGACTGCAAGTAGAACATTTAGACCACGTTCAGAATTATTCCTTTGTGTACAATTACACACCTTCTGTTGATGATCTGGGCAAGAATATCAGTTGCAAGGCAACAATGAATCTCAGCCTCGTCAAGCAAGAGAGAACAACAACTGCTGAAT ATGGTCCAGGGACTATAACAGTTTCCAGTAATAATGCTTTGGTAAAGATTGGCGAACCCTTGGAGATAGCATGTCACGCAGACGGAAACCCCAAACCAACAATCTCATGGTGGAAACTAGAGAATAAGCCTGAACTCCAGAGTCATAACCACACGCTGATCATAAACAATGCTTCCTGGTCTCAGGCTGGTTGGTATCAGTGTAATGCCAGCAATGGTGCGGGAAGCCAGCAAGCGAGAATAAAAGTCATCGTTGTAG gtCCTCCAAACATCCCTAGAATCCAGTTAAGCCATGAAGAGGAGCCTAAAGAAGGAGAGAGCATAAGCATATTCTGTTCTTCAGACGGCAGGCCAGCAAAACTCAAGCTTTACAGACAGTCCCAGACCATTGCAACAGGAGATCCCGACAAATCAGCTGTGCTTTTAAACATCACATCAGTCCAAACAACTGATGCAGGGATTTACATCTGTGAAGCAATAAATGAGTTTGGCTTTGAGAGGAGCACAATCAACATTACAGTCCAAG CAGCACAAGAAGACATACGGAGCAAAGTGGACCTCCTGTGA
- the vcam1a gene encoding vascular cell adhesion protein 1 isoform X2, translating to MRGVKCISFALWINILSVMTAENDFSLELTPSNPVIHVGEDLELTCRVSGCPFNVTFIWKATLDEFLGGEIKNEQNVSRLLIRNISVKHSNKVVCKATCPMKPSGREKTANIQMFSFPEDPIVPKIKSLTANQTQKLTCTVHNIYPPERFQVEWLRGNTVLHKDRLQVEHLDHVQNYSFVYNYTPSVDDLGKNISCKATMNLSLVKQERTTTAEYGPGTITVSSNNALVKIGEPLEIACHADGNPKPTISWWKLENKPELQSHNHTLIINNASWSQAGWYQCNASNGAGSQQARIKVIVVGPPNIPRIQLSHEEEPKEGESISIFCSSDGRPAKLKLYRQSQTIATGDPDKSAVLLNITSVQTTDAGIYICEAINEFGFERSTINITVQAQEDIRSKVDLL from the exons ATGCGTGGAGTGAAATGCATCAGTTTTGCGCTGTGGATTAATATTCTCAGCGTGATGACAG caGAAAATGATTTCAGTCTGGAATTAACTCCATCAAATCCTGTGATTCATGTTGGTGAGGATTTGGAGCTGACCTGTCGAGTGAGCGGTTGTCCGTTTAATGTGACCTTCATCTGGAAAGCAACACTGGATGAATTTCTCGGTGGAGAGATTAAAAACGAGCAGAATGTTTCCCGTCTGCTGATCAGGAACATCTCTGTCAAACACAGTAATAAAGTTGTGTGCAAAGCTACTTGTCCGATGAAACCGTCAGGAAGAGAGAAAACggcaaatatacaaatgttcT CATTTCCAGAAGATCCCATAGTGCCCAAAATAAAGAGTTTGACAGCAAACCAAACCCAGAAGCTTACCTGCACAGTCCACAACATTTACCCTCCGGAAAGGTTTCAGGTTGAGTGGCTTCGAGGAAATACCGTCCTCCATAAGGACCGACTGCAAGTAGAACATTTAGACCACGTTCAGAATTATTCCTTTGTGTACAATTACACACCTTCTGTTGATGATCTGGGCAAGAATATCAGTTGCAAGGCAACAATGAATCTCAGCCTCGTCAAGCAAGAGAGAACAACAACTGCTGAAT ATGGTCCAGGGACTATAACAGTTTCCAGTAATAATGCTTTGGTAAAGATTGGCGAACCCTTGGAGATAGCATGTCACGCAGACGGAAACCCCAAACCAACAATCTCATGGTGGAAACTAGAGAATAAGCCTGAACTCCAGAGTCATAACCACACGCTGATCATAAACAATGCTTCCTGGTCTCAGGCTGGTTGGTATCAGTGTAATGCCAGCAATGGTGCGGGAAGCCAGCAAGCGAGAATAAAAGTCATCGTTGTAG gtCCTCCAAACATCCCTAGAATCCAGTTAAGCCATGAAGAGGAGCCTAAAGAAGGAGAGAGCATAAGCATATTCTGTTCTTCAGACGGCAGGCCAGCAAAACTCAAGCTTTACAGACAGTCCCAGACCATTGCAACAGGAGATCCCGACAAATCAGCTGTGCTTTTAAACATCACATCAGTCCAAACAACTGATGCAGGGATTTACATCTGTGAAGCAATAAATGAGTTTGGCTTTGAGAGGAGCACAATCAACATTACAGTCCAAG CACAAGAAGACATACGGAGCAAAGTGGACCTCCTGTGA
- the vcam1a gene encoding vascular cell adhesion protein 1 isoform X1, with amino-acid sequence MRGVKCISFALWINILSVMTAENDFSLELTPSNPVIHVGEDLELTCRVSGCPFNVTFIWKATLDEFLGGEIKNEQNVSRLLIRNISVKHSNKVVCKATCPMKPSGREKTANIQMFSFPEDPIVPKIKSLTANQTQKLTCTVHNIYPPERFQVEWLRGNTVLHKDRLQVEHLDHVQNYSFVYNYTPSVDDLGKNISCKATMNLSLVKQERTTTAEYGPGTITVSSNNALVKIGEPLEIACHADGNPKPTISWWKLENKPELQSHNHTLIINNASWSQAGWYQCNASNGAGSQQARIKVIVVGPPNIPRIQLSHEEEPKEGESISIFCSSDGRPAKLKLYRQSQTIATGDPDKSAVLLNITSVQTTDAGIYICEAINEFGFERSTINITVQAAQEDIRSKVDLL; translated from the exons ATGCGTGGAGTGAAATGCATCAGTTTTGCGCTGTGGATTAATATTCTCAGCGTGATGACAG caGAAAATGATTTCAGTCTGGAATTAACTCCATCAAATCCTGTGATTCATGTTGGTGAGGATTTGGAGCTGACCTGTCGAGTGAGCGGTTGTCCGTTTAATGTGACCTTCATCTGGAAAGCAACACTGGATGAATTTCTCGGTGGAGAGATTAAAAACGAGCAGAATGTTTCCCGTCTGCTGATCAGGAACATCTCTGTCAAACACAGTAATAAAGTTGTGTGCAAAGCTACTTGTCCGATGAAACCGTCAGGAAGAGAGAAAACggcaaatatacaaatgttcT CATTTCCAGAAGATCCCATAGTGCCCAAAATAAAGAGTTTGACAGCAAACCAAACCCAGAAGCTTACCTGCACAGTCCACAACATTTACCCTCCGGAAAGGTTTCAGGTTGAGTGGCTTCGAGGAAATACCGTCCTCCATAAGGACCGACTGCAAGTAGAACATTTAGACCACGTTCAGAATTATTCCTTTGTGTACAATTACACACCTTCTGTTGATGATCTGGGCAAGAATATCAGTTGCAAGGCAACAATGAATCTCAGCCTCGTCAAGCAAGAGAGAACAACAACTGCTGAAT ATGGTCCAGGGACTATAACAGTTTCCAGTAATAATGCTTTGGTAAAGATTGGCGAACCCTTGGAGATAGCATGTCACGCAGACGGAAACCCCAAACCAACAATCTCATGGTGGAAACTAGAGAATAAGCCTGAACTCCAGAGTCATAACCACACGCTGATCATAAACAATGCTTCCTGGTCTCAGGCTGGTTGGTATCAGTGTAATGCCAGCAATGGTGCGGGAAGCCAGCAAGCGAGAATAAAAGTCATCGTTGTAG gtCCTCCAAACATCCCTAGAATCCAGTTAAGCCATGAAGAGGAGCCTAAAGAAGGAGAGAGCATAAGCATATTCTGTTCTTCAGACGGCAGGCCAGCAAAACTCAAGCTTTACAGACAGTCCCAGACCATTGCAACAGGAGATCCCGACAAATCAGCTGTGCTTTTAAACATCACATCAGTCCAAACAACTGATGCAGGGATTTACATCTGTGAAGCAATAAATGAGTTTGGCTTTGAGAGGAGCACAATCAACATTACAGTCCAAG CAGCACAAGAAGACATACGGAGCAAAGTGGACCTCCTGTGA